The Chiloscyllium plagiosum isolate BGI_BamShark_2017 chromosome 42, ASM401019v2, whole genome shotgun sequence genome contains a region encoding:
- the LOC122543200 gene encoding vitamin K-dependent gamma-carboxylase-like, which yields MYIYVNTTMVRFEETYTRFVELQEKIKNGTETEEISPEVQTVLNGSSEDVNITDPALAAFVRRQRRQVEYERRKNATLAERFVRFAQKKHQTFRRSILMTGYAIRNLLFGRPPMEQLMEELEFANMKLYENTDPEAQRKAWPKVEDHAEL from the exons ATGTACATCTACGTGAACACCACCATGGTGCGTTTTGAGGAGACGTACACCCGttttgtggagctgcaggagaagaTCAAGAACGGAACAG AGACGGAGGAGATTTCGCCTGAGGTGCAGACGGTGCTGAATGGGAGCTCGGAGGACGTCAACATCACGGATCCCGCGTTGGCCGCTTTCGTGCGTCGACAGCGCCGGCAGGTGGAATACGAGCGGAGGAAGAACGCAACGCTGGCTGAGAGATTTGTCCGGTTTGCCCAGAAGAAACACCAAACTTTCCGAAGGAG TATTCTCATGACCGGCTACGCGATACGGAACCTCCTGTTCGGACGACCCCCCATGGAGCAACTAATGGAGGAGCTCGAGTTTGCAAACATGAAACTTTACGAAAACACAGACCCTGAAGCTCAGAGGAAGGCCTGGCCTAAGGTGGAAGACCACGCTGAACTATGA
- the LOC122543194 gene encoding U4/U6.U5 tri-snRNP-associated protein 2-like produces MGFASRAQTPEEKEQLLEMEEFKETMTESTFLYLTLDLPTAPLYKDEKEQLIIPQVPLFNILAKFNGITEKEYKTYKENFLKRFQLTKLPPYLIFYIKRFTKNNFFIEKNPTIVNFPITNVDLREYLSEEVQAAHKQTTYDLIGNVVHDGKPGEGAYRVHVLHHGTGKWYELQDLQVSDILPQMITLSEAYIQIWKRREDGDESLSSQKGA; encoded by the exons ATGGGTTTTGCATCCCGTGCACAGACGCCAGAGGAGAAAGAACAGCTCCTGGAAATGGAGGAGTTCAAGGAAACGATGACAGAGTCCACCTTCTTGTACCTGACCCTCGACCTGCCCACAGCCCCGCTCTACAAGGATGAGAAGGAGCAGCTGATCATTCCGCAGGTCCCCCTCTTCAACATCCTGGCCAAGTTCAATGGCATCACAGAAAAG gAGTATAAAACCTACAAGGAGAATTTCCTGAAGAGGTTCCAGTTGACGAAGCTCCCACCTTACCTCATCTTCTACATCAAGCGGTTCACAAAGAACAACTTCTTCATCGAAAAGAACCCCACCATCGTGAATTTCCCAATCAC GAATGTTGACCTGAGAGAGTACCTGTCCGAGGAAGTTCAGGCCGCTCACAAACAGACCACCTACGACCTGATTGGAAATGTGGTGCACGACGGGAAACCGGGTGAGGGAGCCTATCGGGTCCACGTGCTGCATCAC GGCACAGGAAAGTGGTATGAGCTGCAGGATCTACAGGTATCTGACATCTTGCCACAGATGATCACCCTATCGGAGGCTTACATACAG ATATGGAAGAGACGCGAGGACGGTGATGAAAGTCTGTCCAGTCAGAAAGGAGCGTGA